A part of Bacillus thuringiensis genomic DNA contains:
- a CDS encoding DUF3953 domain-containing protein, translated as MFKNIRVILATIALILAIFSLFANIPILLSFVFILFGIDEIKKQEKAFVYFLGSVFVLYVGVSSILS; from the coding sequence ATGTTTAAAAACATACGAGTTATACTCGCAACGATTGCCCTCATCCTCGCTATATTTAGCCTCTTTGCAAATATCCCTATACTTTTGTCATTCGTATTCATCCTTTTTGGAATTGATGAAATAAAGAAACAGGAAAAAGCATTTGTTTATTTTCTCGGTTCTGTCTTTGTTTTATATGTTGGGGTGTCTAGTATACTTTCATAA
- a CDS encoding beta-class carbonic anhydrase: MKSLEEILQYNEKFVEEKKYEEYETGKFPNKKMVIISCMDTRLVELLPKAMNMRNGDVKIIKVAGAVISHPFGSIMRSILVAVYELGADEVCVVGHHDCGMAKIQASSTIEKMKERGITEEKLDTLRYSGIDLERFLQGFSSVEESVEHSVSILRNHPLLPEEVPVHGLVIDPDTGKLDLVVNGYDN, from the coding sequence ATGAAGTCATTAGAAGAGATTTTACAATACAATGAAAAATTCGTTGAAGAAAAAAAATACGAAGAGTACGAAACGGGAAAATTCCCAAATAAAAAAATGGTAATAATCTCTTGTATGGATACTCGCCTTGTTGAATTATTACCGAAAGCGATGAATATGCGCAACGGTGATGTGAAAATTATTAAAGTAGCAGGCGCTGTTATTTCACATCCGTTTGGAAGTATTATGCGTAGTATTTTAGTTGCTGTATACGAGCTTGGTGCTGATGAAGTTTGTGTAGTTGGTCACCACGATTGTGGTATGGCAAAAATTCAAGCGAGCAGTACGATTGAGAAGATGAAAGAGCGCGGTATCACAGAAGAGAAATTAGATACACTTCGTTATTCTGGAATCGATTTAGAAAGATTCTTACAAGGGTTCTCTAGTGTAGAAGAAAGTGTAGAACATAGCGTATCAATACTTCGCAACCATCCGTTACTTCCTGAAGAAGTACCTGTTCACGGTCTTGTTATAGATCCTGACACAGGAAAATTAGATTTAGTTGTGAATGGTTACGACAATTAA
- a CDS encoding ABC transporter permease, whose translation MDNIKQLHEQFQKKERKRAWLARSLQLLLLILFFSLWEIASKKEWIDPLLFSSPSSIWDLFLSKWIDGSLWVHIWTTLLETGVGFILGTVLGAIIATFLWWMPLLARVLDPYLVVLNAMPKVALGPIIIVIFGPNISSSIAMGVIISIIITILVIYSAFQEVDSNYIKVMDTFGANKWQCYKQVVLPASFPAIISTLKVNVGLSWVGVIFGELLVSKQGLGYLISYGFQVFNFTLVLLSVLLTCVLATLMYVFVEAFEKLLIGKRKRS comes from the coding sequence TTGGATAATATAAAACAACTACATGAACAGTTTCAGAAAAAAGAACGCAAGCGTGCATGGTTAGCACGCTCTTTACAGCTTTTACTGCTCATTCTTTTCTTTTCACTATGGGAAATAGCTAGCAAAAAAGAGTGGATTGATCCTTTACTCTTTAGCTCTCCTTCAAGCATTTGGGATCTCTTCCTTAGTAAATGGATTGACGGTTCGCTTTGGGTTCACATATGGACGACATTACTTGAAACAGGAGTAGGCTTCATTCTTGGAACAGTGCTCGGCGCTATTATCGCTACCTTTCTTTGGTGGATGCCACTTCTCGCTCGCGTGCTCGACCCCTATCTCGTTGTCCTAAACGCCATGCCAAAAGTGGCACTTGGACCTATTATCATTGTAATCTTCGGTCCAAATATTTCTTCGTCGATTGCAATGGGGGTAATCATTTCCATCATCATTACCATTCTCGTTATTTACAGCGCATTTCAAGAAGTCGATTCTAACTATATAAAAGTAATGGACACATTTGGCGCAAATAAATGGCAATGTTATAAGCAAGTAGTTCTCCCTGCATCCTTCCCAGCAATTATTTCAACGTTAAAAGTGAACGTTGGTTTATCATGGGTCGGTGTTATATTCGGTGAACTTCTCGTCTCTAAGCAAGGTCTTGGTTACTTAATTAGCTACGGGTTCCAAGTATTTAATTTCACGCTCGTCTTACTGAGCGTACTACTCACCTGTGTCCTCGCAACACTTATGTATGTGTTTGTTGAGGCATTCGAAAAACTTCTAATTGGAAAACGAAAAAGAAGCTGA
- a CDS encoding ABC transporter ATP-binding protein, with product MSFLQIRNVSHCFFAKEKAKLILEDMSLQVEEGEFISILGPSGCGKTTLLSIIAGLLDPIEGIVFLDGEPITTKTSSMGYMLQQDYLFPWKTIEENIMLGLHTRKMYNEQTKEHTLQLLKQVGLHDVEEQYPRELSGGMRQRAALVRTLATNPKILLLDEPFSALDYQTKLKLEDLVFSLLRKYKKTSLLVTHDIEEAIAMSDRIYLLQANPGKIAKTFIVPESIRSLSPLESRHHHDFPSLFQDIWKELERLG from the coding sequence ATGAGCTTTTTACAAATACGTAACGTTTCTCACTGCTTTTTCGCAAAAGAGAAGGCTAAATTGATTCTCGAAGACATGAGTTTACAAGTGGAAGAAGGCGAATTTATTTCTATACTCGGTCCAAGTGGTTGCGGCAAAACAACACTCCTCTCCATTATTGCTGGACTGCTTGATCCAATTGAAGGCATCGTCTTTTTAGATGGTGAGCCCATTACAACGAAAACTTCATCTATGGGGTACATGTTGCAGCAAGATTACTTGTTCCCTTGGAAAACAATTGAAGAGAATATTATGCTTGGACTTCACACCCGAAAAATGTACAATGAACAGACGAAAGAACATACTTTACAACTTTTAAAACAAGTCGGTCTACATGATGTAGAAGAGCAATACCCTCGTGAACTGTCAGGCGGTATGCGTCAACGTGCCGCTCTCGTTCGAACGTTAGCGACCAATCCGAAAATTTTGTTGCTAGATGAACCATTCTCGGCGCTCGATTATCAAACGAAGTTGAAACTAGAAGATCTCGTTTTCAGCTTACTACGCAAATATAAGAAAACTTCACTACTCGTGACACATGATATTGAAGAAGCCATTGCGATGAGTGATCGTATTTATTTACTACAAGCGAATCCTGGAAAAATTGCAAAAACATTTATCGTCCCAGAAAGCATCCGTTCCTTATCACCGTTAGAATCACGCCACCACCATGACTTCCCATCCCTCTTCCAAGATATATGGAAGGAGCTGGAGCGACTTGGATAA
- the mutTA gene encoding antimutator 8-oxo-(dGTP/GTP)ase: protein MYKFKDYYHNTVQLSFERYPFSPEPKHVWVVCRYGDQWLLTHHLRRGLEFPGGKVELGETPEEAAVREVHEETGGIVSDLTYLGQYKVSGKDKIIIKNIYFATISAVEEHTHYEETKGSVLLTDIPDNIKTDRKFSFIMRDDVLARTMKHIEEIGCFTK, encoded by the coding sequence ATGTACAAATTTAAAGATTATTACCACAACACTGTACAATTATCGTTTGAACGTTATCCATTTTCTCCTGAGCCAAAGCATGTTTGGGTTGTATGCCGGTACGGGGATCAATGGTTATTAACGCATCATTTACGTCGCGGTCTTGAATTTCCAGGTGGTAAAGTAGAACTAGGGGAAACACCGGAAGAAGCGGCAGTTCGAGAGGTTCATGAAGAAACCGGCGGCATAGTTTCTGATTTAACTTACTTAGGACAATATAAAGTATCTGGAAAAGACAAAATAATCATTAAAAACATTTATTTTGCAACGATTAGTGCGGTAGAAGAACATACGCATTACGAAGAAACGAAAGGATCTGTTTTATTAACAGACATTCCTGATAACATTAAAACGGATAGAAAATTTAGCTTTATAATGCGCGACGATGTATTGGCGCGTACGATGAAACATATAGAAGAAATCGGCTGTTTTACGAAGTAA
- the cydB gene encoding cytochrome d ubiquinol oxidase subunit II, with amino-acid sequence MSHDMLAIIWFGLWGVIWTVYFILDGYALGNGMIFPFVAKDRQERNQLQEAIGPFWGGNEVWLITAGGATFAAFPITYANMFSYLYTPLFLVLLALFARAAGLEFMHKDDSPIWQKTCKWAFTIGSFLIAFLFGVTFANLYYGLQIGKNGYEGNLLSLLNHYGILGGLFFTAIFVVSGALWVMIKTTGEVSDRAYKIARPFSMAAAIILAIFYVATANRTNLFQNFTEYPVLFILPVLAMLMSVLALIMVYKHKIGLAFTFVCLTIAMFMTTGFAGMFPRMLPSRINDAYSTTLYNAAGSQLNLKIMFFVAMVMVPIVIGYQLWSYSIFKNKIHKDSAKGYH; translated from the coding sequence ATGTCTCATGATATGCTTGCAATCATCTGGTTTGGTTTATGGGGCGTAATTTGGACAGTTTACTTCATTCTTGATGGGTATGCACTTGGTAACGGAATGATTTTTCCTTTCGTTGCGAAAGACCGACAAGAACGAAATCAATTACAAGAAGCAATTGGCCCGTTCTGGGGTGGTAATGAAGTATGGTTAATTACAGCTGGTGGCGCAACATTTGCTGCCTTCCCAATCACATATGCAAATATGTTTAGTTACCTATACACACCACTATTTTTAGTATTACTTGCACTGTTTGCTCGTGCTGCTGGACTTGAATTTATGCATAAAGACGATTCACCAATTTGGCAAAAAACTTGTAAATGGGCATTTACAATTGGTAGTTTCCTAATCGCCTTCTTATTCGGGGTTACGTTCGCTAACCTTTATTACGGACTACAAATCGGAAAAAATGGCTATGAAGGAAATTTACTTAGCTTACTAAACCATTACGGTATTTTGGGAGGTCTGTTCTTCACTGCTATATTCGTCGTATCTGGTGCCCTTTGGGTTATGATTAAAACGACTGGTGAAGTATCTGATCGAGCTTATAAAATCGCAAGACCATTTTCAATGGCAGCTGCTATCATTTTAGCTATCTTCTACGTAGCAACTGCAAATCGTACAAACTTATTCCAAAACTTTACGGAATATCCGGTACTATTCATCCTTCCAGTACTCGCAATGTTAATGAGTGTACTCGCACTTATTATGGTGTATAAACACAAAATCGGCCTTGCATTTACATTCGTTTGCTTAACAATCGCAATGTTTATGACAACTGGCTTTGCAGGTATGTTCCCAAGAATGTTACCATCTCGTATTAACGACGCGTATAGTACAACATTATACAACGCAGCTGGTAGTCAATTAAACTTAAAAATTATGTTCTTCGTTGCAATGGTTATGGTACCAATTGTTATTGGATATCAACTTTGGAGCTACAGTATCTTTAAAAATAAAATTCATAAAGACTCTGCTAAAGGATATCACTAA
- a CDS encoding recombinase family protein, translating into MEDCMKRLYGKLVGGIVAIGLLAGCDSSMKSVKEKEICKTEEECVEIGDKKLQKVYEKIDGLSELEAVEDYDIEEHESANMKEAEQKKDDDESYFFLASYYIDGDEIVDPYFEKIERKRLNKVFAEDKEAKEEVLQQRQDRGYHEDLWDMYRTLIPAKYRENITEFDLITDGYDGVVAHVMPSMENPKDWVLSLDTLDSAVNIDEVMKTLIHETAHVLTLGHKQIPVDENYVKDFEEDKDIATYRNKCETLFLQEGCARGKSYINQFYNSFWKPIEQEWTEKKVEESEETQIEFFKERHDEFVSQYGTTNVAEDIADTFTAFILQDSKKVKEGSELKYKKIAFFYQFPELVKMRAEVLTGLYDVSKTIEQQSGH; encoded by the coding sequence ATGGAGGATTGTATGAAGAGACTGTATGGCAAGTTAGTAGGGGGTATCGTTGCAATCGGCTTACTAGCAGGATGCGATAGTTCTATGAAGAGTGTGAAAGAAAAAGAAATTTGTAAAACAGAAGAAGAATGCGTGGAAATAGGAGATAAGAAACTTCAAAAAGTATATGAAAAAATAGATGGATTATCTGAGCTTGAAGCAGTAGAAGATTATGATATAGAAGAGCATGAAAGTGCGAATATGAAAGAGGCAGAGCAGAAGAAAGACGATGATGAAAGTTATTTCTTTTTAGCTTCTTATTATATTGATGGTGATGAAATTGTAGATCCTTATTTTGAAAAAATAGAACGGAAACGTTTAAATAAAGTATTCGCTGAAGATAAAGAAGCGAAAGAAGAGGTGCTACAACAGCGTCAAGATAGAGGTTATCATGAAGACTTATGGGATATGTATCGTACGCTCATTCCGGCTAAATATCGCGAGAATATAACAGAATTTGATCTAATAACGGATGGTTATGACGGTGTTGTTGCCCACGTTATGCCTAGTATGGAGAATCCGAAAGATTGGGTTCTTAGCTTAGATACGCTTGATTCTGCGGTAAATATCGATGAAGTGATGAAAACATTAATTCATGAGACGGCTCACGTGTTGACGCTCGGGCATAAGCAAATACCAGTAGATGAAAACTATGTAAAGGATTTTGAAGAAGATAAAGATATTGCAACGTACCGAAATAAATGTGAAACGCTTTTCTTACAAGAGGGATGTGCGAGGGGAAAATCTTATATTAATCAATTTTATAACTCTTTCTGGAAGCCTATTGAGCAGGAGTGGACAGAAAAGAAAGTAGAAGAAAGTGAAGAAACTCAAATTGAATTTTTTAAAGAAAGGCATGATGAGTTTGTATCACAGTATGGAACGACAAATGTAGCGGAAGATATTGCAGATACGTTTACAGCGTTTATTTTACAAGATTCCAAAAAGGTGAAAGAAGGATCGGAGTTAAAGTATAAAAAAATTGCGTTCTTCTATCAGTTCCCTGAGCTTGTAAAAATGAGGGCGGAAGTGTTGACGGGATTATATGATGTTTCGAAAACGATAGAACAACAAAGTGGACACTAA
- the ytzI gene encoding YtzI protein, with the protein MFKILIIGIIIVLVILVLSVMTINKGYAYKHSVDKPEDNPYTKNNKEGS; encoded by the coding sequence ATGTTCAAAATATTAATTATCGGTATTATCATCGTCCTAGTCATACTAGTACTCTCCGTCATGACGATTAATAAAGGATACGCTTATAAACATTCTGTTGATAAGCCAGAAGATAACCCTTATACAAAAAATAATAAGGAAGGTTCATAA
- a CDS encoding HAD family hydrolase → MIRAVLFDLDGTLLDRCQSLEQFIHDQYNRFSFHLMNIEKSEYCSRFLELDNNGYTWKDTVYATLLSEYNITTLTPEQLLHDYITNFQHHCIPFQNMHELLQRLTQKNIKIGIITNGFTDFQMNNLRALNIHTYTNTILVSEAEGIKKLHPEIFERALKKLDVKAEECLYVGDHPENDVLGSEQVGILGVWKRDSFWDDFEHPRVVNDLLEVLSFLEVKMKTI, encoded by the coding sequence ATGATTCGAGCAGTGTTATTCGACTTAGATGGAACTTTATTAGATCGGTGCCAATCTCTAGAACAATTTATTCATGATCAATATAATCGCTTTTCCTTTCACTTAATGAACATAGAAAAATCCGAGTATTGTTCTCGATTTCTCGAACTAGATAATAATGGCTATACGTGGAAGGATACAGTATATGCTACTCTCCTTTCCGAATACAACATTACCACTTTAACACCAGAGCAACTGCTGCACGACTACATTACAAATTTTCAACATCATTGTATCCCTTTCCAAAACATGCATGAATTACTTCAACGTTTAACACAAAAAAATATTAAAATTGGTATTATTACAAACGGCTTTACTGACTTTCAAATGAACAATCTTCGCGCACTAAACATACATACGTATACAAATACAATTCTCGTTTCCGAAGCGGAAGGAATTAAAAAACTGCATCCTGAAATTTTCGAACGAGCTTTAAAAAAGCTAGATGTTAAGGCAGAAGAATGTCTTTACGTTGGGGATCATCCTGAAAATGATGTACTTGGTTCTGAACAAGTAGGGATTCTTGGTGTGTGGAAGAGAGATTCATTTTGGGATGACTTTGAGCATCCACGTGTAGTGAACGATTTGTTAGAGGTGCTTTCGTTTTTAGAGGTGAAGATGAAAACAATATGA
- the cydA gene encoding cytochrome ubiquinol oxidase subunit I: MSDVLLLSRFQFAITIFYHFLFVPLTIGLVILVACMETQYARTLNPTYRKMANFWGKLFTINFVMGIITGITMEFQFGTNWSEYSKYMGDIFGSPLAIEALVAFFLESTFMGIWLFGKDKISPKFRAFCMWMVALGTNISALWIITANGFMQNPVGYVVRNGRAELNDFWALVTNPYAWNMFFHTVIGCYIVGAFFVMAISAYHLLRKNEVEFFKKSFKFGLMLGLFAATVTPFMGHQSGVSAAKYQPAKGAAMEAVWETGKGQGFSIVQIPDVKNEKNFEFLTIPKLGSFFYTNSFDGEIVGLKDIPKEDRPNVNLVYYSFRLMVALGMFFMALTWYGFYLNRKGKLENSKRYLKITMWSVLLPYIAINAGWIVAEVGRQPWTVYKLMRTAESVSPISVPQIWFSLISLILFYTLLLIADVYLMLKFAKKGPAALEEPATKGDAAHVS; the protein is encoded by the coding sequence ATGTCCGACGTTCTGTTACTGAGTCGTTTTCAATTTGCAATTACTATTTTTTATCACTTTTTATTTGTACCTTTGACAATCGGACTTGTTATTTTGGTAGCATGTATGGAAACTCAATACGCCCGCACATTGAATCCAACATACCGCAAAATGGCAAATTTCTGGGGTAAATTATTTACAATTAACTTCGTAATGGGGATTATAACCGGGATTACGATGGAATTCCAATTTGGAACAAACTGGTCTGAGTACTCCAAATATATGGGAGATATTTTCGGATCACCTCTCGCAATCGAAGCACTCGTTGCATTCTTCTTAGAATCTACTTTCATGGGAATATGGTTATTCGGTAAAGACAAAATTTCACCAAAATTCCGTGCCTTCTGTATGTGGATGGTTGCACTTGGAACAAATATTTCCGCCCTTTGGATTATTACAGCAAACGGTTTTATGCAAAACCCAGTTGGCTACGTCGTACGTAACGGCCGCGCTGAATTAAATGATTTCTGGGCACTTGTTACAAATCCATACGCTTGGAACATGTTCTTCCATACTGTAATTGGTTGTTATATCGTTGGTGCTTTCTTCGTTATGGCAATTAGTGCCTATCATTTATTACGCAAAAATGAAGTGGAATTCTTCAAAAAATCATTTAAGTTTGGTTTAATGTTAGGCTTATTCGCCGCAACTGTTACGCCGTTTATGGGACATCAATCTGGCGTATCAGCAGCTAAATATCAACCAGCTAAAGGTGCTGCGATGGAAGCAGTTTGGGAAACTGGAAAAGGACAAGGCTTCTCAATTGTTCAAATTCCTGATGTGAAAAACGAAAAGAACTTTGAATTCCTTACAATTCCGAAACTAGGAAGTTTCTTCTACACAAATTCATTTGATGGAGAAATTGTTGGTTTAAAAGATATTCCGAAAGAAGATCGTCCAAACGTTAACCTCGTGTACTATAGCTTCCGCTTAATGGTTGCACTTGGTATGTTCTTTATGGCATTAACTTGGTATGGCTTCTATTTAAACCGAAAAGGAAAACTAGAAAACTCAAAACGTTATTTAAAAATTACAATGTGGTCTGTTTTACTACCATATATCGCAATTAACGCTGGTTGGATTGTTGCCGAAGTAGGTCGTCAACCATGGACAGTTTATAAATTAATGCGTACAGCAGAATCTGTATCACCTATATCTGTTCCACAAATTTGGTTCTCATTAATTAGTTTAATCTTGTTCTACACTTTACTTTTAATCGCAGACGTATACTTAATGCTGAAGTTCGCGAAAAAGGGACCAGCAGCATTAGAAGAGCCTGCTACTAAGGGGGATGCAGCTCATGTCTCATGA
- a CDS encoding YczI family protein produces MLKGLQITFALIALCIVIYGYFTGNREMMPYMFIFLGLMAFTIGLEEIKKDRKSSGIFAFIAGAGALFLSFSELFR; encoded by the coding sequence ATGCTAAAAGGATTACAGATTACTTTTGCACTCATTGCATTATGTATAGTAATCTATGGATATTTTACTGGTAATAGAGAAATGATGCCTTATATGTTCATTTTCTTAGGGTTGATGGCTTTCACTATAGGACTAGAAGAAATAAAAAAAGATAGAAAATCTAGTGGTATATTTGCTTTCATAGCTGGAGCTGGTGCTTTATTTCTTAGCTTCTCAGAACTATTCCGATAA
- a CDS encoding DUF3267 domain-containing protein, producing MDKRKETTVTVSMFKLNFYSCCIAFALAIGVSFLHSLLSGGIQVEITLPTLFLFIIAMIVLVCIHEAIHLIGFRYIGGVPWSELKWGVNWKLGVAYAHSKKEITVKQMKKVLMLPFLPTGILPIVIGLATNVQSISFLGILLTAGCIGDIALYQKVSKFPDDAQVKDHPSKPQFTVYES from the coding sequence ATGGATAAAAGAAAAGAAACGACTGTTACTGTTTCGATGTTTAAATTAAATTTCTATTCATGTTGTATAGCATTCGCTCTGGCGATTGGAGTTAGTTTTTTACATTCACTTCTTTCAGGCGGGATTCAAGTTGAAATTACGTTACCAACCTTGTTTCTTTTTATTATCGCAATGATTGTTCTCGTTTGTATTCATGAAGCGATACATTTAATAGGGTTTCGCTATATCGGAGGCGTTCCGTGGAGTGAACTGAAATGGGGCGTTAATTGGAAATTAGGTGTAGCATACGCTCATTCTAAAAAAGAAATTACAGTAAAGCAAATGAAGAAAGTATTAATGTTGCCGTTTTTACCGACTGGAATTTTACCAATTGTAATTGGATTAGCTACGAATGTGCAATCCATCTCATTTTTAGGGATTTTACTAACAGCAGGTTGCATCGGTGACATTGCCTTATATCAAAAAGTGTCAAAGTTTCCAGATGATGCGCAAGTTAAAGATCATCCGAGTAAACCGCAGTTTACAGTATATGAATCATAA
- a CDS encoding ABC transporter substrate-binding protein, translating to MKKFIAVFCIMLLAVFTFAACSSKKEGTKEQTQNIRIGEVTHSLFYAPLYVGIEKGFFKDEGLNIDLQTTAGGDKTMTALLSGGIDIALVGSETSIYVHQQGAKDPVINFAQLTQTDGTFLVSRKKLDSFNWNDVKGVTFLGQRKGGMPQMVGEYVLKKNGIDPHKDTNLIQNIEFANIASAFASGTGEFVQLFEPTASIFEKEGKGFIVASFGNESGTVPYTTFMAKESFLKKDKDAAEKFTRALYKAQQWVDTHSPEEIADVVSPLFKDTSKDITVKVIERYKKQHSYATNPLLDAEEWKQLQTIMKEAGELQKEVPHEALVNTKIAESVIKK from the coding sequence GTGAAAAAATTTATAGCTGTTTTTTGCATCATGTTACTAGCTGTTTTCACATTTGCTGCTTGCAGTAGTAAAAAGGAAGGTACGAAAGAACAAACGCAAAACATTCGCATCGGCGAAGTTACCCATTCTCTCTTCTACGCCCCGTTATATGTCGGGATTGAAAAAGGATTTTTTAAAGATGAGGGATTAAACATTGACCTCCAAACAACAGCTGGCGGAGATAAAACGATGACCGCCCTATTATCTGGCGGAATTGATATTGCTCTCGTTGGTTCTGAAACGTCTATTTATGTTCATCAACAAGGTGCAAAAGACCCTGTCATTAACTTCGCACAACTTACACAAACAGACGGAACATTTTTAGTTTCGCGTAAAAAATTAGATTCTTTTAATTGGAATGACGTAAAAGGTGTTACGTTTTTAGGACAGCGTAAAGGCGGCATGCCACAAATGGTTGGAGAATACGTTTTAAAGAAAAATGGCATTGACCCTCACAAAGATACAAACTTAATTCAAAACATCGAATTTGCTAACATTGCAAGTGCCTTTGCATCTGGTACTGGGGAATTTGTACAGCTCTTTGAACCGACTGCAAGTATATTCGAAAAAGAAGGAAAAGGGTTTATCGTCGCTTCGTTCGGAAATGAATCTGGAACTGTTCCGTATACAACGTTCATGGCAAAAGAAAGCTTCTTAAAGAAAGATAAAGATGCTGCTGAAAAATTCACACGTGCGCTCTATAAAGCACAACAATGGGTTGATACACATAGTCCAGAAGAGATTGCTGATGTCGTTTCTCCGTTATTTAAAGACACTTCAAAGGACATTACAGTAAAAGTAATTGAACGTTATAAAAAGCAACATTCTTATGCGACAAATCCGCTATTAGATGCTGAAGAATGGAAACAGCTCCAAACGATTATGAAAGAAGCTGGCGAATTACAAAAAGAAGTTCCACATGAAGCGCTCGTCAATACAAAAATTGCCGAAAGCGTTATTAAGAAATAG
- a CDS encoding spore germination protein yields MKVGDKMPSVVEGVIIENCNGTINLGDKYNVQPIEKTKAYNGSGSSNTGFNVRTFSGISTADVRDNDVYDQVIQSTL; encoded by the coding sequence ATGAAAGTAGGTGACAAAATGCCGTCAGTTGTGGAAGGGGTTATTATTGAAAACTGTAATGGAACGATTAATTTAGGGGATAAATATAACGTGCAGCCGATTGAAAAAACGAAAGCTTATAATGGATCGGGATCATCGAATACAGGATTTAATGTGAGGACGTTTAGTGGTATTAGTACAGCGGATGTAAGGGATAACGATGTGTATGATCAAGTAATCCAATCTACGTTATAA
- the luxS gene encoding S-ribosylhomocysteine lyase LuxS: MPSVESFELDHTIVKAPYVRHCGVHNVGSDGIVNKFDIRFCQPNKQAMKPDVIHTLEHLLAFNLRKYIDRYPHFDIIDISPMGCQTGYYLVVSGTPTVREIIDLLELTLKDAVQITEIPAANETQCGQAKLHDLEGAQRLMNFWLSQDKDELEKVFG, from the coding sequence ATGCCATCAGTAGAAAGCTTTGAATTAGATCATACGATTGTAAAGGCGCCTTATGTAAGACATTGCGGAGTTCACAACGTAGGTAGTGACGGTATTGTAAATAAATTTGATATTCGTTTTTGCCAACCAAATAAACAAGCAATGAAACCAGATGTTATTCATACGTTAGAACATTTATTAGCATTTAATTTACGTAAATATATTGATCGTTATCCGCATTTTGATATTATCGATATTTCACCAATGGGCTGCCAAACAGGATATTATCTTGTAGTAAGCGGAACACCAACAGTTCGAGAAATCATTGATTTATTAGAACTAACATTAAAAGATGCAGTTCAAATTACAGAAATTCCAGCTGCAAATGAAACACAATGTGGCCAAGCGAAGCTTCACGACTTAGAAGGAGCACAACGCTTAATGAACTTCTGGTTAAGCCAAGATAAAGATGAACTTGAGAAAGTGTTTGGATAA
- the yidD gene encoding membrane protein insertion efficiency factor YidD produces the protein MKQIFIGIIRFYQKFISPMTPPTCRFYPTCSHYGLEAFQKHGALKGFWLTCKRILKCHPFHPGGFDPVPDKKDDKVNS, from the coding sequence ATGAAACAGATTTTTATTGGGATTATACGCTTTTATCAAAAATTCATTTCACCAATGACACCACCAACATGCCGCTTTTACCCAACTTGCTCTCATTATGGATTAGAAGCATTTCAAAAGCATGGTGCCCTGAAAGGATTTTGGCTAACTTGTAAGCGTATATTAAAATGTCACCCTTTCCACCCGGGAGGATTTGATCCTGTCCCAGATAAAAAGGATGACAAAGTAAATTCTTAA